A region from the Nostoc sp. HK-01 genome encodes:
- a CDS encoding 3-hydroxyacyl-CoA dehydrogenase NAD-binding protein, producing MIIIDNALKARASAGNPIKVGMIGAGFMGRGIANQIINSVPGMELVAIFNRSIDGAKRAYTEAGIENIQIVNTVSDLEDAIASGKYAITEDAKLICQSESIEAIIEVTGAVEFGAHVVMEAIAHRKHVIMMNAELDGTVGSILKVYADKAGVILSACDGDQPGVEMNLYRFVKSIGLTPLLCGNIKGLQDPYRNPTTQEGFAKRWGQKAHMVTSFADGSKISFEQAIVANATGMQVAKRGMLGYDFAGHVDEMTNMYDIEQLKELGGIVDYVVGAKPGPGVFVFATHDDPKQRHYLNLYKLGEGPLYSFYTPYHLCHFEVPLSVARAVLFRDAVMAPIGKPLVDVVTTAKIDLQAGETLDGIGYYMTYGQCENSPVVQAQKLLPMGLAEGCRLKRDIPRDQVLTYDDVELPEGRLCDQLRAEQNAYFAAEKVLASVG from the coding sequence ATGATTATTATTGATAATGCTTTAAAAGCTCGTGCATCTGCTGGGAATCCTATCAAAGTAGGCATGATTGGTGCTGGCTTTATGGGGCGAGGTATTGCTAACCAAATCATTAATTCAGTACCAGGAATGGAGTTGGTAGCTATCTTCAACCGGAGTATTGATGGAGCTAAACGAGCTTATACAGAAGCTGGGATTGAAAATATTCAAATTGTTAACACTGTTAGCGATTTAGAAGATGCGATCGCCAGCGGTAAATATGCTATCACTGAAGATGCCAAGTTAATCTGCCAATCGGAAAGCATTGAAGCAATTATTGAAGTGACTGGCGCAGTGGAATTTGGCGCTCATGTTGTCATGGAAGCGATCGCTCATCGCAAGCATGTCATTATGATGAATGCTGAACTCGATGGTACTGTTGGCTCTATCCTCAAAGTCTACGCTGACAAAGCGGGTGTGATCCTCAGCGCTTGCGATGGCGACCAGCCAGGGGTAGAAATGAATCTTTACCGCTTTGTCAAAAGCATCGGTCTAACACCATTACTGTGCGGTAACATCAAAGGGCTACAAGACCCCTATCGCAATCCCACAACCCAAGAAGGCTTTGCTAAACGTTGGGGACAAAAAGCTCACATGGTAACAAGTTTTGCTGATGGTAGCAAAATTTCCTTCGAGCAAGCGATCGTCGCTAACGCCACCGGAATGCAAGTCGCCAAGCGCGGAATGCTTGGCTATGACTTCGCAGGTCATGTTGATGAAATGACCAATATGTATGATATTGAACAACTCAAAGAATTAGGCGGAATTGTTGATTATGTAGTTGGCGCTAAACCCGGCCCTGGTGTATTTGTCTTCGCTACTCACGATGACCCCAAACAACGCCACTACCTCAACCTCTATAAATTAGGTGAAGGGCCTCTCTATAGCTTCTATACTCCTTATCACCTCTGCCATTTTGAAGTTCCCCTATCTGTGGCTCGTGCTGTCCTCTTCCGTGATGCTGTGATGGCTCCTATTGGTAAACCATTGGTAGATGTAGTCACAACTGCCAAAATCGATTTGCAAGCCGGAGAAACACTTGATGGTATTGGTTACTATATGACCTACGGTCAATGTGAAAATTCTCCCGTTGTTCAAGCTCAAAAACTATTACCAATGGGTTTAGCTGAAGGTTGTCGTTTAAAACGAGATATTCCTCGTGACCAAGTGCTGACTTACGACGATGTAGAGTTACCCGAAGGTAGACTTTGTGACCAACTCCGCGCTGAACAAAATGCTTATTTTGCTGCCGAAAAAGTTCTTGCATCTGTTGGGTAA
- a CDS encoding putative glycosyltransferase, whose product MKIALVHDYLTQRGGAERVFELLCKRYPEADVFTSLYDPQKTIDLGERIVNTTFLQKIPGAAKYFRMMAPFYFPAFRALDLQDYDLIISSSTSFAKAVRKRSDARHVCFCHNVTRFLWDTETYLREYGDYRYFAPLIEQIFQLMRNVDLKYAQEPDLYIANSSVVAKRIQQIYGKPAIVVNYPIDTSNFVYSDTKEDYFLASARMISYKRLDIIVEAFNWLGWRLLISGDGPEQARLKAKALDNIEFLGHVSDRQRKDLFSQAKSVIVAALEDYGLVPVEANASGTPVIAYGAGGVLDTQIHGITGVFFKRQTPDSLQAALLESGRITWNYENIRNHAVNNFSEPVFFQKVEQLIDQTCITH is encoded by the coding sequence ATGAAAATTGCTCTCGTCCATGATTATTTAACTCAGCGTGGAGGGGCAGAGCGCGTATTTGAATTATTATGTAAGCGCTACCCCGAAGCAGATGTTTTTACTTCTTTATACGATCCACAAAAAACCATTGATTTAGGTGAGAGGATAGTCAACACAACTTTTTTACAAAAAATTCCGGGTGCAGCTAAATATTTTAGAATGATGGCACCTTTTTACTTTCCTGCCTTTCGAGCTTTGGATTTGCAAGACTACGATTTAATTATCAGCAGTAGCACTAGCTTTGCGAAAGCTGTACGCAAACGGTCTGATGCTCGCCATGTTTGTTTTTGTCATAATGTCACCCGTTTTTTGTGGGATACAGAAACATATTTGCGAGAATATGGAGATTATAGATATTTTGCGCCATTAATTGAACAAATTTTTCAGTTAATGCGGAATGTAGACCTGAAATATGCTCAGGAACCTGACCTTTACATTGCTAATTCCAGCGTTGTCGCTAAAAGAATTCAACAGATTTATGGCAAACCAGCAATTGTAGTTAACTATCCAATTGATACCAGTAACTTTGTTTATTCAGATACCAAAGAAGATTATTTTTTGGCATCTGCACGGATGATCAGTTATAAACGACTAGATATAATCGTCGAAGCTTTTAATTGGTTGGGGTGGCGGTTATTAATCTCAGGTGATGGCCCGGAACAAGCACGTTTAAAAGCCAAGGCATTAGATAATATTGAATTTTTAGGTCATGTGAGCGATCGCCAACGTAAAGACTTATTTTCTCAAGCTAAATCGGTGATTGTTGCCGCCTTAGAAGACTATGGATTAGTCCCTGTAGAAGCCAATGCTAGTGGTACACCAGTAATTGCCTACGGCGCTGGTGGCGTTTTAGATACCCAAATACATGGTATAACTGGAGTCTTTTTTAAAAGACAAACACCAGACTCTCTACAAGCTGCATTACTAGAGTCCGGACGCATCACTTGGAATTATGAAAATATTCGTAATCACGCAGTGAACAATTTTTCAGAACCAGTATTTTTCCAGAAGGTTGAGCAACTTATTGATCAAACTTGTATAACTCATTAA
- a CDS encoding lipopolysaccharide biosynthesis protein yields MVQTSLNPSVNTIADTEPGYGQLLAVFIRRFPWFVAVFVASIAMAAIMTAKTKPTYKSSMQLLVEPNYQGKKETGGVENQFTESNVEIDTATQLNLMQSSGLIQKAVDKLRREYPDITVGDVKGALVLNQLKSKEDNVATKIFQVEYTAQDPVKTQKVLTAVREVYVEYNKQQQDARLQKGLQIIREQLSKASEEVNAAESNLQRFRRNQNLIDPVAQAKALEDALNNVEQERRTTRAQYQEAIARQKSLEEQLNRSPQNALVASRLSQSTRYQGLLNEIQKTELALAQERLRFTDETPNVQKLQEQLTSQKALLEQEVGRTLGTKSSGVVGSRDSLLEQGQFGQIDLNLASSLVETQTTIVALSARDQTLAQKETQLRFEIKRFPPLLAYYNRIQPQLQFSRERLEQLLRAEQQLRQELAKGGFNWEVVEEPHNGVQLGPNLQQNLLLGAVVGLMLGGIAAFLREASDDAVHTTAELEKQVALPLLGTTPKLPPAKARDSIIKLPFGKPETSAPWTIQVLQSPPRWESLDLIYKNIELLNTVSSLKSLMITSALPDEAKSGMALGLAMSAARLHKRVLLIDANLRDPSLHEQLNLPNEQGLSTLLSSEVTLPNQIGIQSLGSAYIDILTAGPKPTDPAHLLSSPRMIQLMRTFEENYDLVLIDAPPVLGLVDAMLTASSCRSVVLVASMGVVTRNQLAQATGMLSKLNLIGVVANGVSSSDSSFVQYPKEYRLALKQAVEK; encoded by the coding sequence GTGGTTCAAACTAGTCTTAATCCCAGTGTAAATACAATTGCTGACACAGAGCCGGGTTATGGACAACTATTAGCAGTTTTTATTCGCAGGTTTCCTTGGTTTGTGGCAGTATTTGTAGCTTCAATTGCTATGGCAGCAATTATGACTGCTAAGACAAAGCCTACTTATAAAAGCTCAATGCAATTGCTGGTAGAGCCTAACTATCAAGGTAAAAAAGAAACAGGTGGAGTAGAAAATCAATTCACTGAATCTAATGTAGAGATAGATACAGCTACTCAGCTAAATCTCATGCAGAGTTCAGGACTGATTCAAAAGGCAGTTGATAAGCTTCGTCGAGAATATCCAGATATTACTGTAGGTGATGTTAAAGGCGCTTTGGTATTAAACCAATTAAAATCCAAAGAAGATAATGTCGCCACAAAAATTTTCCAAGTAGAATACACTGCTCAAGACCCCGTAAAGACACAAAAAGTGTTGACGGCTGTTCGGGAAGTTTATGTAGAATACAACAAACAACAGCAAGATGCGCGTCTGCAAAAAGGTCTGCAAATTATTCGGGAACAATTGAGTAAGGCTAGTGAAGAGGTAAATGCAGCTGAGTCCAACCTGCAAAGATTCCGCCGCAACCAGAATTTAATCGATCCTGTGGCTCAAGCCAAAGCTCTAGAAGATGCTTTGAATAATGTTGAGCAAGAACGCCGTACAACTCGCGCTCAATATCAAGAGGCGATCGCCCGACAAAAATCTTTAGAAGAACAACTTAACCGTTCTCCCCAAAATGCTCTAGTGGCTTCTCGGTTGAGTCAGTCTACTCGCTATCAAGGCTTGCTCAACGAAATCCAAAAAACGGAACTTGCACTAGCTCAAGAACGCTTGCGCTTCACGGATGAAACTCCCAATGTGCAGAAATTGCAAGAACAATTGACTAGTCAAAAAGCTTTATTAGAACAAGAAGTAGGCCGGACTTTAGGTACAAAGTCATCTGGTGTCGTTGGTTCTAGAGATTCACTGTTAGAACAAGGACAGTTTGGCCAAATTGATTTGAACCTTGCTAGTTCATTAGTAGAAACTCAAACAACTATAGTTGCATTGAGCGCCCGCGATCAAACTTTGGCACAAAAAGAAACTCAACTGCGGTTTGAAATTAAACGCTTCCCGCCTTTATTGGCTTATTACAATCGCATTCAACCACAGCTACAATTTAGCCGAGAAAGGTTAGAGCAACTGTTAAGAGCAGAACAACAATTACGTCAAGAACTAGCTAAAGGTGGATTTAATTGGGAAGTTGTGGAAGAACCCCACAATGGTGTGCAGTTAGGCCCCAACCTGCAACAAAATCTCTTATTAGGTGCTGTTGTGGGGTTAATGTTGGGCGGTATTGCTGCTTTTTTACGCGAAGCATCTGATGATGCTGTTCATACAACTGCTGAGTTAGAGAAGCAAGTAGCTTTACCTTTGTTGGGAACAACGCCCAAACTACCCCCAGCCAAAGCCAGAGATTCAATTATCAAGTTGCCTTTTGGTAAGCCAGAAACATCTGCACCTTGGACAATTCAGGTGCTACAGTCGCCACCACGTTGGGAATCGCTAGATTTAATTTATAAAAATATTGAACTTCTCAATACTGTATCTAGCTTAAAGTCTTTGATGATTACTTCGGCGTTACCTGATGAAGCTAAATCAGGTATGGCTTTAGGTTTGGCGATGAGTGCAGCGCGGTTACACAAACGAGTTCTACTGATTGATGCCAACTTACGTGATCCCAGTTTGCACGAACAGCTAAATCTGCCCAATGAGCAAGGACTATCAACTTTACTCAGTAGTGAAGTAACATTACCAAATCAGATTGGCATTCAATCTTTAGGTTCAGCCTACATCGATATTTTGACAGCGGGGCCAAAACCTACCGATCCGGCTCATCTGTTGAGTTCTCCCCGAATGATCCAACTGATGAGAACCTTTGAAGAGAATTATGATTTGGTACTGATAGATGCTCCACCAGTCTTAGGATTGGTAGATGCAATGTTGACAGCATCCTCTTGTCGGAGTGTGGTATTGGTAGCCAGTATGGGTGTTGTGACTCGCAACCAACTTGCTCAAGCTACAGGAATGTTGAGTAAGTTAAATCTGATTGGGGTTGTCGCTAATGGCGTTTCTAGCTCTGACAGTAGTTTTGTCCAGTATCCCAAAGAATATCGTTTGGCTTTGAAACAAGCAGTAGAAAAATAG
- a CDS encoding sugar transferase produces MNHLRDQQFTIVLIQRHMTSSLVRTLQTTYSETPQSTSYCTLQWRRGQLLVKSPDKLQQPYLPALTNQQLLIDCLKHSPVNLVSVDPKIGEHWVKFWADACKEAHKPMFLYGSSENLLFKQNSQPWRWFLRIIDWIAALVMLLLLTPVIVVLLVLMQINSPESLFSGEWYVGERGKLFQAIKFSTKSKRSVTPLGRWMRQYGLENLPQLFNILRGDMSFMRSRCWTLETAVRLSTEAQMQLNQLPVITNSWSVQAESNLIINNS; encoded by the coding sequence ATGAATCATCTTCGAGATCAGCAATTTACTATCGTACTAATCCAAAGACACATGACTAGCTCATTAGTTCGTACTCTACAGACTACTTATAGTGAAACTCCGCAAAGCACCTCATACTGCACACTACAATGGCGGCGCGGTCAGTTGTTAGTCAAGTCCCCCGATAAACTGCAACAGCCATATTTACCAGCTTTAACAAACCAGCAATTATTAATAGATTGCTTAAAACATTCCCCGGTTAATTTGGTCAGTGTAGACCCTAAAATTGGTGAGCATTGGGTAAAGTTTTGGGCGGATGCTTGTAAAGAAGCTCATAAACCCATGTTTCTTTACGGATCTTCAGAAAATTTACTGTTTAAACAAAATAGCCAACCTTGGAGATGGTTCCTGCGAATCATTGATTGGATTGCAGCTTTAGTTATGCTGCTATTACTAACTCCAGTCATAGTGGTATTGCTTGTCTTGATGCAAATTAACTCACCTGAATCTTTATTTTCTGGTGAGTGGTATGTAGGAGAACGCGGTAAGCTCTTTCAGGCGATTAAATTCTCCACTAAAAGCAAGCGCAGCGTCACACCATTAGGTCGTTGGATGCGCCAATATGGTCTCGAAAATCTACCACAATTATTCAATATACTGCGGGGTGATATGAGTTTTATGCGGTCTCGGTGTTGGACTTTAGAAACAGCAGTCCGATTGAGTACAGAAGCACAAATGCAACTTAATCAATTACCTGTCATTACAAATTCGTGGTCAGTCCAGGCAGAATCAAACTTAATAATTAATAATTCATAA
- a CDS encoding ABC transporter-related protein, with amino-acid sequence MLVKLKQQLNNLFKASKFWQENYLILREFKHFRKVAIFALVFSFLAATFEGFSIGFLLSFLQNLTNPNAKPIQTGVEWFDIWILAANTSAINRLYRISLLILLSTWIRAGFNYLAQVYTETTQLHLADRLRKQIFEQLQSLPLSYFAQTRSGELINTITTEIERIKQWFSGAAFLMTRTITATVYFISMFLLSWQLSIASLLLFTLAGVGLSTLNARARETSFSTSIANGHFTSTAIEFINGIRTVQAFGTHNFERQRFYQASDNVVHTSKKVILIWALVRPLAESIASTILIGMIIFAFTVFVVNGTLQVASLLTFFFVLFRVVPIIQDINGTRAHLSTLVGAADNIKDLVRTDDKTYLHNGKIQFSGLKHSIDIVSVDFGYDPNHLVLNNVTLSIEKAKTTALVGATGAGKSTLIDLIPRFYDPTEGHVMIDGVDIPKFDITSLRHKIAVVSQDTFIFNTSVWQNIAYGTTGATAADIREAARLANALEFIEEMPEGFDTKLGDRGVRLSGGQRQRIAIARALLRDPEILILDEATSALDSVTERLIQESLEKLSVGRTVIAIAHRLSTIANADKVVVLEQGRIVEQGKYQELLELKGKLWEYHKTQYEMGQAG; translated from the coding sequence ATGCTTGTTAAACTAAAACAACAATTAAACAATTTATTTAAGGCTAGTAAATTCTGGCAAGAAAACTATCTAATATTGCGAGAATTTAAACATTTCCGCAAAGTTGCTATATTTGCTTTAGTATTTTCCTTCTTAGCAGCAACATTTGAAGGTTTTAGTATTGGTTTTTTGCTTTCGTTTTTGCAAAATTTAACTAATCCCAATGCTAAACCTATTCAAACTGGTGTTGAGTGGTTTGATATTTGGATTTTAGCCGCCAATACTTCGGCAATTAATAGGCTATATCGGATATCTCTGTTAATTTTGTTAAGTACTTGGATACGGGCTGGGTTTAATTATTTAGCACAGGTATATACAGAAACCACTCAACTACATTTAGCTGATCGCCTACGCAAACAAATTTTTGAACAGTTACAAAGCTTACCTCTAAGTTACTTTGCTCAAACTCGTTCTGGGGAACTGATCAATACAATTACCACAGAAATTGAGCGCATTAAACAGTGGTTTAGTGGCGCTGCATTTTTAATGACCAGAACTATAACTGCCACTGTCTACTTTATCTCTATGTTTTTGTTATCGTGGCAGCTTTCGATTGCTTCTTTATTACTATTTACATTAGCAGGTGTAGGGTTATCTACGCTCAATGCTCGCGCTAGAGAAACCAGTTTTAGTACATCTATTGCTAATGGTCACTTTACTTCCACCGCGATAGAATTTATTAACGGAATTCGTACAGTGCAAGCATTTGGCACACACAACTTTGAGCGACAACGTTTTTACCAAGCTAGTGATAATGTAGTTCATACTTCTAAAAAAGTTATCTTAATTTGGGCGCTGGTGAGACCTCTAGCTGAAAGTATAGCTAGTACAATTCTCATCGGGATGATTATTTTTGCCTTTACAGTTTTTGTGGTGAATGGCACACTCCAAGTTGCATCATTACTCACATTTTTCTTTGTGTTGTTTCGAGTTGTACCTATTATTCAAGATATTAATGGTACGCGAGCGCATCTTAGTACACTTGTCGGTGCAGCAGACAACATTAAAGATTTAGTTAGGACTGATGATAAAACCTATTTACATAATGGCAAAATCCAATTTTCTGGGTTAAAACATTCTATTGATATTGTTTCTGTCGATTTTGGTTATGACCCTAATCATTTAGTTCTCAATAACGTCACTCTGAGTATTGAAAAAGCCAAAACAACAGCACTAGTAGGAGCTACTGGCGCAGGTAAAAGTACCTTAATTGATTTAATTCCGAGATTTTATGATCCGACAGAAGGTCATGTGATGATTGATGGGGTTGATATCCCAAAATTTGATATCACTTCATTGCGACATAAAATTGCAGTAGTCAGTCAAGACACATTTATCTTCAATACTTCTGTTTGGCAAAATATTGCTTACGGGACAACAGGAGCTACAGCAGCAGACATTCGAGAAGCGGCGCGGTTAGCAAATGCTCTAGAATTTATTGAAGAAATGCCAGAAGGCTTTGATACCAAATTAGGAGATAGAGGCGTAAGATTATCTGGAGGGCAACGCCAACGAATTGCGATCGCACGGGCTTTGTTACGTGACCCAGAAATTTTAATTTTAGATGAAGCCACCAGCGCCTTAGATTCTGTCACCGAACGCTTGATTCAAGAATCTCTAGAAAAACTATCGGTAGGTCGAACAGTAATTGCGATCGCTCACCGTCTTTCTACTATTGCCAATGCTGATAAAGTCGTTGTTTTAGAACAAGGACGCATCGTTGAACAAGGTAAATATCAAGAACTCTTAGAGCTAAAAGGTAAGCTTTGGGAATATCACAAGACTCAATACGAAATGGGTCAAGCGGGGTAA
- a CDS encoding group 1 glycosyl transferase, whose product MSDTNFGLMSVYKMSKNVTNTEMIHHCTNTNINGGGGIETYVASLVNARIIEVSDRPLDSIQTVDQKQFKLLHIHDPEFLADLREECPAIFTLHNHCSYCPSGTKYLADRDKICDRVMNPLGCVWGHIVDGCGSRRPKKILGNWWNAYNPLNNLKKLKIPVIANSEYVRQQIIQAGISPERVITLRCGVQLPKIATEPLTRTIYQNQRILFAGRIVPDKGLEWLLKALAKTEQHIHLDIAGDGWDKANMEKLADDLGLSDRITWHGWCNTEQLETLYQQCLAVIFPSLWPEPAGLVTLEAYARYRPVIASAVGGIPEHLQDNKTGILVSPNHVAQLAAAINELATNYAKARLMGEKGQAWYQAEFTIDVHVQRLTEIYAQTIAEFYARTNNLNLCQ is encoded by the coding sequence ATGTCAGACACAAATTTTGGTTTAATGTCGGTTTATAAAATGAGCAAAAACGTAACCAATACAGAAATGATTCATCACTGTACTAACACTAATATAAATGGTGGAGGAGGAATTGAAACTTATGTAGCTTCTTTAGTAAATGCTCGAATTATTGAAGTTAGCGATCGCCCTCTGGATTCTATTCAGACAGTGGATCAAAAGCAGTTCAAATTACTGCATATTCACGACCCAGAATTTTTAGCAGATTTACGCGAAGAATGTCCGGCCATTTTTACCTTGCATAATCACTGTAGTTATTGTCCGAGTGGGACAAAATATTTAGCAGACCGAGACAAAATTTGCGATCGCGTGATGAATCCCCTTGGTTGTGTTTGGGGTCATATAGTCGATGGTTGTGGTAGTCGGCGACCCAAAAAAATTCTGGGTAATTGGTGGAATGCTTACAATCCGCTGAATAACCTGAAAAAACTCAAAATTCCCGTAATTGCTAACAGTGAATATGTGCGTCAGCAAATTATCCAGGCGGGGATATCACCAGAACGAGTTATAACGCTGCGTTGTGGTGTGCAATTACCCAAAATTGCGACAGAACCTTTGACTCGGACAATTTATCAAAATCAGCGAATTTTGTTTGCTGGTCGGATTGTTCCTGATAAAGGTTTAGAATGGCTACTCAAAGCCTTAGCCAAAACTGAGCAACATATCCATTTAGATATTGCTGGTGATGGTTGGGATAAGGCCAATATGGAAAAATTAGCTGATGATTTGGGTTTAAGCGATCGCATTACTTGGCATGGTTGGTGTAACACTGAACAATTAGAAACCCTTTATCAACAATGCTTGGCGGTGATTTTTCCCAGTCTTTGGCCTGAACCTGCGGGTCTTGTCACCTTAGAAGCTTACGCACGTTATCGACCTGTTATTGCTAGTGCTGTCGGCGGAATTCCCGAACACCTACAAGATAACAAAACCGGGATTTTAGTTTCGCCTAATCATGTTGCACAGTTAGCTGCTGCAATTAATGAATTAGCCACAAATTATGCCAAAGCTAGATTAATGGGTGAAAAAGGTCAAGCTTGGTATCAAGCAGAATTTACAATTGATGTTCATGTTCAGCGGTTGACAGAAATTTATGCCCAAACTATCGCTGAATTTTATGCTAGAACTAACAACTTAAATTTATGTCAATAA
- a CDS encoding glycosyl transferase family protein — MSINNNLQEPLVSVIIPTYNRPEYLKQAIASAVHQTYQNIEIIVSDNCSDVNPQPIIESFNDARIRFWRHPENIGMLSNQMNAFKMARGKYVASLHDDDMWNEDFLAKLVPILTANQKLVLVFSDQYIIDGNGNINYVGTEENTRGFKRDILASGIHQDFTKIGLIDKSIPTAASCLIRNHVINWDSIPQGVGGMWDLYLTYLCSISGYSAYYYPERLTRYRAHEQTDTMLSGSKNAAAKIRKAQSEIFCYKIFMEDSRLQEFHDYFHSKWLDAHTTLGIGLLRNKQITAARPYLWQAIRKQKLNLRTLVALVLGFTPPPLANQLLGVLK; from the coding sequence ATGTCAATAAATAATAATTTACAAGAACCTCTGGTTAGTGTAATTATTCCCACTTACAATCGTCCAGAGTATCTCAAACAGGCGATCGCCAGCGCCGTTCACCAAACTTATCAAAATATTGAAATTATTGTTTCCGATAATTGTAGTGATGTAAATCCTCAACCAATTATCGAATCTTTTAACGATGCACGCATTAGATTTTGGCGACATCCAGAAAATATTGGGATGTTGTCTAATCAAATGAATGCTTTTAAAATGGCACGGGGCAAATATGTTGCTAGTCTCCACGATGATGATATGTGGAATGAAGATTTCTTAGCCAAACTCGTACCAATTTTAACAGCTAATCAAAAGTTAGTTTTGGTTTTTTCTGATCAATATATCATTGATGGAAATGGCAACATTAATTATGTAGGCACTGAAGAAAATACCCGTGGGTTTAAGCGAGATATCCTAGCATCAGGTATCCATCAAGACTTTACCAAAATCGGTTTAATTGATAAAAGTATTCCCACTGCTGCATCTTGTTTAATTCGTAATCATGTAATTAACTGGGATAGCATTCCCCAAGGAGTAGGGGGAATGTGGGATTTATATTTAACTTACCTCTGCTCTATTTCTGGTTATAGTGCTTACTATTATCCCGAAAGATTAACGCGCTATCGCGCCCATGAGCAAACTGACACTATGCTCAGTGGGAGTAAAAATGCCGCAGCGAAAATTCGCAAAGCCCAAAGCGAAATATTTTGCTACAAAATCTTTATGGAAGATAGCCGACTGCAAGAATTTCATGATTATTTTCATAGCAAATGGTTAGATGCCCATACAACTTTAGGGATTGGTTTACTGCGGAATAAGCAAATAACAGCAGCCCGTCCTTATTTATGGCAAGCAATCAGAAAACAAAAATTGAATTTGAGAACTCTAGTAGCATTGGTACTCGGTTTTACTCCACCACCATTAGCTAATCAATTGCTGGGAGTATTAAAATAA
- a CDS encoding group 1 glycosyl transferase, with the protein MKLCIVTHKIKKGDGQGRVNYEVTQEAIRRGHHLILLASEVAPEIEQNSQVTWVPISVDGYPSEFIRNFIFAQKTSAWLQKNRAEIDLLKINGAITKIAANVNAVHFVHSSWLRSPVHISRIRRDAYGFYQWLYTALNARWEKQAFQRAKVVVAVSEKVAQELTNIGVPRDRIRVIVNGVDLQEFQPGVTSRQKLGLPEDVNLGLFAGDIRTPRKNLDSVLQALVQVPDLHLAVVGSTDGSPFPQLAADLGISKRVHFLGYRRDISEIMRSVDLFVFPSRYEACTLVLLEALASGLPVITATATGGAELVTPECGIVLPDSDDVEALAAALSSLVGDRTLMQQMGQAARAIAEQYSWSTMAQTYMDLFEELQKHEEHSSHPHLSPSSRSISLPFGTASAN; encoded by the coding sequence ATGAAACTTTGCATTGTTACCCACAAAATAAAAAAAGGTGATGGTCAAGGTAGGGTCAACTATGAAGTTACTCAAGAAGCAATTCGCCGTGGTCATCACTTAATATTATTAGCAAGTGAAGTTGCGCCAGAAATTGAGCAAAATAGTCAAGTTACCTGGGTGCCAATTTCTGTTGATGGTTATCCTAGTGAGTTTATTCGTAATTTTATCTTTGCTCAGAAAACGTCTGCTTGGTTGCAAAAAAATCGCGCTGAAATCGATTTATTAAAAATCAACGGTGCAATTACAAAAATTGCTGCCAATGTGAATGCTGTACATTTTGTCCACAGTTCTTGGTTGCGATCGCCTGTACATATTTCTCGCATTCGTCGGGATGCTTACGGTTTTTACCAATGGTTATACACCGCCTTAAATGCACGTTGGGAAAAACAAGCTTTTCAACGCGCTAAAGTAGTTGTCGCTGTCTCCGAGAAAGTTGCCCAAGAATTAACTAATATTGGCGTACCGCGCGATCGCATCCGAGTCATTGTTAACGGTGTAGATTTGCAAGAATTTCAGCCTGGTGTCACCTCTCGCCAAAAATTAGGTTTACCAGAGGACGTAAATTTAGGATTATTTGCCGGAGATATCCGTACACCACGGAAGAATTTAGATAGCGTTTTACAGGCCTTGGTGCAAGTTCCTGATTTACACCTAGCTGTTGTCGGGAGTACCGATGGTAGCCCCTTTCCCCAGTTAGCCGCTGATTTAGGAATTAGCAAACGGGTACATTTTCTCGGCTATCGCCGTGATATCTCGGAAATTATGCGGTCAGTTGATTTGTTTGTGTTCCCCTCCCGTTATGAAGCTTGCACCTTGGTCTTGTTAGAAGCCCTCGCCTCTGGATTACCTGTGATTACAGCCACAGCCACCGGGGGTGCAGAGTTAGTTACGCCGGAATGTGGGATTGTTTTACCAGATTCAGACGATGTTGAGGCCTTAGCCGCTGCTTTGTCATCTTTAGTAGGCGATCGCACCTTGATGCAACAAATGGGTCAAGCCGCCCGCGCCATCGCCGAACAATACAGTTGGTCAACTATGGCTCAAACCTATATGGATCTATTTGAGGAGTTACAAAAGCATGAAGAACACAGTTCTCATCCCCACCTATCGCCGTCCTCTAGATCTATCTCGTTGCCTTTCGGCACTGCAAGCGCAAACTAA